In the genome of Ancylomarina subtilis, one region contains:
- the arfB gene encoding alternative ribosome rescue aminoacyl-tRNA hydrolase ArfB, which produces MKHVISDRDAFIREFKFQTSRSSGPGGQHVNKVSSRVELRFNLKETQLLSEENKALLYKKLATRISQEGVLSVVVQADRSQLKNKQTAIEKFFEMLEHALKPEKKRRATKPSRAARERRLQAKKQSSEKKTRRRSSDWKD; this is translated from the coding sequence ATGAAACATGTTATATCTGATCGGGATGCTTTTATTCGGGAATTCAAATTCCAAACCTCGCGAAGTAGCGGTCCTGGTGGACAACATGTGAATAAGGTAAGCTCACGAGTTGAATTGCGTTTTAACCTAAAAGAAACACAATTGCTTAGCGAGGAAAATAAAGCGCTTCTGTACAAGAAACTGGCTACGCGAATCAGTCAGGAAGGAGTATTAAGCGTTGTCGTTCAGGCAGATCGTTCTCAATTAAAGAACAAGCAAACGGCAATTGAGAAATTTTTCGAAATGCTTGAGCATGCACTCAAGCCTGAAAAGAAACGTCGAGCGACTAAACCCAGTCGTGCAGCCCGAGAAAGACGTTTACAAGCAAAAAAACAAAGTTCTGAAAAGAAGACACGTAGGCGATCTTCGGATTGGAAAGACTAA
- a CDS encoding glycoside hydrolase family 15 protein, with product MENLNYGVIGNCRSAALISETGSLDWLCLPKFDSSSAFAKILDKEKGGSFEVIPEKLTRSVQYYKKNTNILHTRFICEDGIFELVDFMPRYITENNDYYAPPDLVRYFKHIKGKPTFRILYNPKLDYARNHTKSKHAQFNFIKSKTTSGTYDSLYLYSSFDCNSILNQDIIRLEKHEFCLVTYNQKLLRQTDERIYLNLQRTKTYWLNWSEKTKAHPKYRNEINRSALILKLLNFQKSGAVLAALTTSLPETIGEVRNWDYRFCWIRDGSMVVKILTQLGHYKVAKSYLDFIMDIIPEKREKVQIMYGINGEKVLPEYELGHLSGFEGSKPVRVGNAAYKQKQNDIYGILLDLIHQQFELFENSLEHTEELCTIVRSIVNVVEENWRKPDKGIWEIRGKSLHFTFSKVMCWVAFDRAVKIAKLLNADYYVSKWIPFREAVKKDIMKNAWNEKIKAFTQHYGSDDLDASVLLMESYGFIEASDEKYVSTVLTIQKELEHDGLMFRYKNHDDFGTPKSAFTICSFWLINSLFKIGRKEEAKEKFEILMSYSNHLGLFSEDIDFASKRLLGNFPQAYSHLAVIETALNLSNDQASETEGLIEQLNC from the coding sequence ATGGAAAATTTAAATTACGGCGTTATTGGGAATTGCCGGTCAGCGGCACTGATATCTGAAACAGGATCTTTAGACTGGTTATGCTTACCTAAATTCGACTCTTCTTCAGCTTTTGCTAAAATTCTGGATAAGGAAAAAGGGGGCAGTTTTGAAGTTATCCCTGAAAAATTAACTCGCAGTGTACAGTATTATAAAAAAAACACCAATATTCTGCATACGCGTTTTATTTGTGAAGATGGGATTTTTGAACTAGTGGATTTCATGCCTCGATATATTACAGAGAATAATGACTATTATGCACCGCCTGATCTGGTTCGCTATTTTAAACACATAAAAGGGAAACCAACCTTTCGTATCCTCTATAATCCGAAATTGGATTATGCACGTAATCATACTAAAAGCAAACATGCACAGTTTAATTTCATTAAATCGAAGACGACATCCGGAACATATGATTCCCTCTATCTGTACTCAAGTTTTGATTGCAACTCGATTTTAAATCAGGATATTATCCGGTTAGAGAAACATGAGTTTTGTCTTGTAACCTATAATCAAAAACTTTTAAGACAAACGGATGAACGAATTTATCTGAACTTACAAAGAACTAAAACCTATTGGCTCAATTGGTCTGAAAAGACAAAGGCGCATCCTAAATATAGAAATGAAATCAATCGTTCTGCATTGATTTTAAAACTGCTAAATTTTCAGAAATCGGGTGCTGTATTAGCTGCATTGACCACATCTTTACCCGAAACCATTGGGGAAGTTCGCAATTGGGATTATCGTTTTTGTTGGATACGGGATGGTTCCATGGTCGTGAAAATACTGACACAATTGGGACATTACAAAGTGGCTAAAAGCTATCTGGATTTCATTATGGATATTATTCCTGAGAAAAGGGAGAAAGTCCAGATTATGTATGGAATCAATGGTGAGAAGGTTCTGCCGGAATATGAATTAGGCCATTTGTCTGGTTTTGAAGGTTCGAAACCAGTACGCGTTGGAAATGCAGCCTACAAACAAAAACAAAACGACATATATGGTATTTTATTGGATTTGATTCATCAACAATTCGAATTGTTTGAGAATTCCTTAGAACACACCGAAGAGCTTTGCACCATTGTGAGAAGTATTGTGAATGTGGTGGAAGAAAACTGGCGTAAACCCGATAAAGGAATCTGGGAAATTCGGGGTAAGAGCCTTCATTTTACCTTTAGTAAGGTTATGTGCTGGGTGGCTTTCGATCGGGCTGTAAAAATTGCGAAACTCCTAAATGCGGACTACTATGTGAGCAAATGGATTCCGTTTCGCGAAGCTGTGAAAAAGGATATCATGAAAAATGCATGGAATGAAAAAATAAAGGCTTTTACACAGCATTATGGGTCGGATGACTTGGATGCCTCAGTTTTGTTAATGGAAAGTTATGGTTTTATTGAAGCTTCTGATGAGAAATATGTTTCTACTGTTCTCACTATTCAAAAGGAACTGGAACATGATGGCTTAATGTTTCGCTACAAAAACCATGATGATTTTGGAACGCCCAAATCGGCATTTACCATTTGTTCGTTTTGGCTGATAAACAGTCTATTCAAGATCGGAAGAAAAGAAGAAGCTAAGGAAAAATTTGAAATTCTGATGAGTTATTCCAATCATCTGGGTTTGTTCTCTGAAGATATTGATTTTGCATCAAAACGCTTATTGGGTAATTTCCCTCAGGCCTATTCTCATCTGGCTGTAATCGAAACGGCTCTAAATTTATCAAATGATCAAGCGTCTGAAACAGAAGGATTAATAGAACAATTAAATTGTTAA
- a CDS encoding phospholipid scramblase-related protein: MNPILNRNLYFVKEHVGMFKAANNFDILNPESQEIIMNCREENLGFFTKLFRFTGYKRMTPFNVEIKTSTGAKVLRVKRGLTLFLSNVEVFDENEQLVGRFKQKFFSIGGKFNVFDVNDNHLCALKGKWTSWDFKFMKDDIELAHVSKKWAGIGKELFTTADNYILEIKDTVPAEQPIRVMILAAVMCIDMVLKE, from the coding sequence ATGAATCCTATACTCAATCGAAATCTATATTTCGTAAAGGAACACGTTGGTATGTTTAAGGCGGCCAACAATTTTGATATTCTGAATCCTGAAAGTCAAGAAATAATTATGAATTGCCGTGAGGAGAATCTTGGCTTTTTTACTAAACTATTTCGATTTACAGGTTATAAAAGGATGACACCTTTTAATGTTGAAATTAAGACTTCTACCGGAGCAAAAGTGCTTCGTGTAAAAAGAGGCCTAACGCTGTTTTTATCAAATGTTGAAGTATTTGATGAAAATGAGCAATTAGTTGGACGATTTAAACAAAAATTCTTCTCAATTGGCGGAAAGTTTAATGTTTTTGATGTTAATGACAATCACCTTTGTGCCCTAAAAGGCAAATGGACCAGTTGGGATTTTAAATTCATGAAAGATGACATCGAATTGGCTCATGTGAGTAAAAAATGGGCTGGAATAGGAAAAGAATTATTCACAACTGCAGATAATTATATACTTGAAATTAAAGATACTGTTCCTGCAGAACAGCCTATACGAGTTATGATATTGGCGGCCGTTATGTGTATCGATATGGTTCTGAAAGAATAA